One Vigna unguiculata cultivar IT97K-499-35 chromosome 7, ASM411807v1, whole genome shotgun sequence genomic region harbors:
- the LOC114189854 gene encoding syntaxin-121-like, giving the protein MNDLISSSFSRFRSDQASPDRHHVIEMSSAGDGNAGGKVNLDKFFEDVEGVKEELKELEGLAQSLRSSHEQSKTLHNANAVRDLRSRMDGDVSVALKKAKLIKLKLEALDRSNAANRNLPGCGPGSSSDRTRTSVVNGLKKKLRDSMENFNDIRQLVSSEYRETVQRRYFTVTGENPDDNTLDRLISTGESETFLQKAIQEQGRGRILDTINEIQERHDAVKELEKSLKELHQVFLDMTVLVQHQGEQLDDIESHVARAQSFVHTGTENLQTARKHQKNTRKWTCYCIILLLVIILFVVLFTVRPWEKSSSGGNGGNQSTPTTPSPPPPA; this is encoded by the exons ATGAACGACTTGATCTCCAGTTCCTTCTCTCGCTTCCGCAGCGACCAGGCCTCCCCGGACCGCCACCACGTCATCGAGATGTCCAGCGCCGGTGACGGGAACGCCGGCGGGAAAGTGAACCTCGACAAGTTCTTTGAGGACGTGGAGGGCGTGAAGGAGGAGCTGAAGGAGTTGGAGGGACTGGCGCAGAGTCTGAGGAGCAGCCACGAGCAGAGCAAGACGCTGCACAACGCCAACGCCGTTAGGGACCTCCGTTCGCGCATGGACGGTGACGTTTCGGTGGCTCTCAAGAAGGCCAAGCTCATCAAGCTCAAGCTCGAGGCTCTCGACCGCTCCAACGCCGCCAACCGGAACCTGCCAGGCTGCGGACCCGGTTCCTCCTCGGACCGGACCCGGACCTCCGTGGTCAACGGGCTGAAGAAGAAGCTGAGGGACTCCATGGAGAACTTCAACGATATTCGTCAGCTCGTATCGTCGGAGTACCGGGAGACCGTGCAGCGCCGCTACTTCACCGTCACCGGCGAGAATCCCGATGATAACACGCTCGATCGCTTGATCTCCACTG GTGAGAGTGAGACTTTCCTTCAGAAGGCCATTCAAGAGCAAGGCAGGGGTAGGATTCTGGACACCATCAATGAGATTCAAGAGAGACATGATGCTGTCAAAGAGTTGGAGAAGAGTCTGAAGGAGTTGCACCAAGTATTCCTTGACATGACCGTGTTGGTGCAACATCAAGGTGAACAATTGGATGATATTGAGAGCCATGTGGCAAGAGCTCAATCGTTTGTGCACACTGGAACTGAGAATTTGCAGACTGCACGAAAGCACCAGAAAAACACCAGGAAATGGACCTGTTATTGTATCATACTTCTTCTGGTGATCATCTTGTTTGTGGTGCTCTTCACTGTGAGGCCATGGGAAAAGAGCAGTAGTGGCGGCAATGGTGGTAATCAGTCTACACCAACAACACCTTCGCCTCCACCTCCTGCTTAG
- the LOC114189855 gene encoding syntaxin-121-like, which yields MNDLFSGSFTRNGDQASPDHHHHHVVEMAAVEGGVNLEKFFEEVEPVKAELKELERLHENLRGSHEKSKTLHSANAVKELRSRMDADVSLALKKAKLIKVRLEALDKSNQTNRNLPGSGPGSSSDRTRTSVVNGLRKNLKDSMDNFNNLRQLISTEYRETVQRRYYTVTGENPDDKTIDLLISTGESETFLQKAIQQQGRASVMETIQEIQERHDTVKEIERNLKELHQVFLDMAVLVQSQGEQLDDIESHVARANSYVRGGVQQLQVARKHQKNTRKWTCYAIILLIIIILIIVLPIVLRN from the exons ATGAACGACTTGTTCTCGGGCTCCTTCACCCGCAACGGCGACCAAGCCTCGCcggaccaccaccaccaccacgtgGTCGAGATGGCGGCGGTGGAGGGCGGCGTGAACCTGGAGAAGTTCTTTGAGGAAGTTGAGCCGGTAAAAGCAGAGTTGAAAGAGCTAGAGCGTCTCCATGAGAACTTGCGCGGTTCCCACGAAAAAAGCAAGACACTTCACAGTGCTAACGCTGTGAAAGAGCTTCGCTCGCGCATGGACGCTGACGTATCACTGGCTTTAAAGAAAGCCAAGCTCATCAAGGTCCGGCTCGAAGCGCTGGACAAGTCCAACCAGACAAACCGAAACCTGCCCGGTTCTGGACCGGGTTCTTCCTCGGACCGAACCAGAACATCTGTGGTGAACGGATTGAGGAAGAATCTGAAAGACTCCATGGACAACTTCAATAACCTTAGACAACTGATATCGACGGAGTACAGAGAAACCGTGCAGCGGAGGTATTATACTGTTACCGGAGAGAACCCCGATGACAAAACCATCGACCTTCTCATTTCTACAG GTGAGAGTGAAACATTTTTGCAGAAAGCGATTCAGCAGCAAGGTAGAGCGAGCGTGATGGAGACGATTCAAGAGATTCAAGAGAGGCACGACACGGTGAAAGAGATAGAGCGAAACCTGAAGGAGCTGCACCAGGTGTTCCTAGACATGGCTGTGTTGGTGCAGTCCCAGGGAGAGCAATTGGACGACATAGAGAGCCATGTAGCACGTGCCAACTCGTACGTGAGAGGTGGGGTCCAGCAACTCCAAGTAGCAAGGAAGCACCAGAAAAACACCCGAAAGTGGACCTGCTACGCCATCATTCTGCTCATTATTATCATCTTGATCATAGTTCTCCCCAtagttttaagaaattga